The nucleotide window ccccaagaaaatAGTTTTAGGCTGGacgtttaatcccagtaattgggagatagaggcaggtgaatctctgtgagtttgaggtcagcctgctatACAGACTGAGTTtcagcaaaaaccaaaaaagaaaaaagaaagaaggaaggaaggaaaggaagaaagaaagaaagaaaatatttttaatctttaactcTTATTCCTTTGAACTCAGAAAAACCTCTCCCCACTTAGGCCAGATGCACATTATACAAGCCATTCCCTTTGTTCGcaggcactcaggaggtagagcaggcggatctctgtttcaaaacagtgagttccaggccagtaagagacactgtctcaaagcacAAACTTGATTACCAGGAATAGAGCAAACTAACATctataattttcaaagaaaattttaaagtagttttaaaaagaatatttaaagttttatctttccttttttttaaagacttatttttatgtgtttgagttttGCCAGcctgtatacatgtgcacagcaTGCCTAGCTGGATCTCTGGACTGAAATTACAGAGTGACCTGTCGTGTGCTGAGAACCGGGTCCTCTGTAGAAACAAGTGATCttaattgctcagccatcttcccagctccattACAGAATATTTCTAATCGGGCATtttcagacacatacacaatatattgcttttcatttatctttcatttcttttttggaaaaagGACTGTTGCCTGAGCTAGCATggcacttgctatgtaaaccatgCTAGCCTCCAAATTATAGACATGTACCAGCCTCTGCTacctgaaagctgggattaagAGTATGCCATCTCACCTGCCTTATGATATACCTTGATTTAATGTGGTTATAATCCTAGTTttttagaaatgtaaataaaatggcATCATTTGGGTGCTTAAGCCCTGTGACATAACAGTGTATGAACAAACCTTTCATacgggaaaaaaaaagcacaatgcATATCAAAGTACTTgtactgctcgttcatttcctctGCTCATAGGGAACAAAGTCCAGGGCCATGTGGGCATAGCCAAGGCATCATTGGTAAACAACAGAAACACCAGAGGCTGGGTTAATGCCAGAGTTCTACATCATCACAGGATCAACTTTGACAAATGTCACCTGTGAGACATTGGTTACCTTGGGTATGAATAACCAAACCTGCTGCCCAAATGACCTTGATAAACTGTGGAACCTGATTAGGGGGAGAGACAAGTAACAATGGCAAAAAGACTGAGGCGAATAGCCTATGTGGTGCAAGTGGGGGACCACAGAGTTTGAGGAGAGGAAAGCTCCTAGAGCAAACTTTCATCTCAGaggaacagacacacagagagaatggggAGTCTTTTTGATagctggaacccacataaagaggGAGTCTTTTTCTCTGGGTTAACAATGTATATCCAGGGGCTGCAAAAGTTGGTttaggagttaagagcacttgttcctcttgcaaaggacccagattcaatttccagtacccacatggtggctcacaaccatctaaagtCCAGTTCTAAGTGATTCATGCAAACATATATGCAGCCAAGAGACTTGCAACAGAttaggaggctagagagatggtttagtggttaagaatactggctgctctttccagaggacctggttcaattcccagcacccacatggaagctttAGTTGTAGGGAATTCAAcatactcacatagacacacatgcaggtatacataaaataaaaataaataaattttaaaaaagaataggtAAGGAGCTACAGTCACATGAAAAGCTTAGAAACTATCAAGTACTCTTCACTAGAAGGTTGATTTATTTGGGTGTGTTGTTGGAACCCTGTAATTGGGAAGTCGAAGCAAGAGAAgtaagagttcaaagtcatcatcaGTTTtatatcaagttcaaggctagcatgggctTTATAAGATtttgcctcagaaaacaaacaaaaaattgggacTGGTAAGATGGTTCACTGGGTCAAAGTGTTTGCCACTCAGCTGAAACCTGAGCTAGATCACCAAGACTCAtagggtagaaggaaagaactcccACAAGTTTTCCTTGGACACCATGAGTACCAAGTGGTATGTGTgtcacacaaataaacaaaatgtaataataaaaaagttgaTATATTATTAAACATCACCAAAATATGTATTGATGTAatcatatttcaaagaaaaatatttctaggcaaaattttatcttattttgtttgcatgtgtatggagagagagaaagagagggagagagcacacATTTCCTACAGACCATGGAATTAAGATGTGAACCTTGGGTAAAATCCTTCAAGACTATCATTACGCTTAACCCCGGGGCCACATGATTTAGTCAATACTTAAGTTCTTTCTGATGTTTTCCAAGGTTACAAAAGGCAAAGAGCAAACGTGCTTACTTGAATCCCTGCTGGCTCCATGGCTGGCCATACATCCCATAGGCAGGTACTTGCCAGCCATTAGGCACATACTGGCCAATCTGTTGTGCATTTCCATACCACTGGCCCCACTGACCATATGCTGGTGGATATCCAATTTGATTTTGCTGCTATCAAGTAAAATTACAACAGATAATTTAGTATTACTTGAAGTTCTTTGTATATACAATCTTAATACACCACATAGCCAAAGCACAGGACCATCACCACAACTGCAATAATAGGATTGGACTGGGAGaacgtagctcagtggtagaatgagTGCGTACGAATCTAGGTGAGGCCTGGATTatcccagcatcacacacacacacaaagactacTCCTGAAACTATGTGCGGCTCTAAATGGCAGTCCTTGGAAGGCTCAGGCAATGGACTAAGGATAGACTGAACTTGCtgttcataactgtctgtaagtATTTCCTCTAGATTGGGAATGTATGAAGTACAGATGTGGCTTAGGGTTTCTCACTAGCACATCTATGCTCCATTTACAACTCCCTCACAGAAATCTCTGTGGTGCTGAGTCTGGACCACTACAGTTgcctagggaaaaaaaagcagcaatACTAGAGCCTACGTATATTTATGGCTTTATATTTTGTTCAGTTGGGCCAAGCATGCTTGTGAGTTCTCCAAATCATTGTGAATAAATCTACCAAGTATTAAGAAAAGATTTAATACCCTGTTAGGTTTGGCGGAGCATTTTAAAGTCCACTGTGTGAGCATGAGTCAACTGAGGCGGTTACACTCATCATGTCACCACTGCAATCCATGACACACCACTCCGGAACTATAATACATGTAGGAAGAGCCCTTATATACTATGAATTGAGCTAGAAACTCATTAACAAGGATTATCAACAAGCTTCATTTTAAAGCAACCTCATTACTAGCCCAGCAAGTCCATCCCAAAGTCAAGGACCCTCTCACCTGTTGCACGGGATTTATCATATCAAGAGTCTCTTTGCCCCAATAGCATTTCACCACATGCCCTTCAATGGTAGTACCATTAACAGAAACAATCGCATGTGCTGCACTttcatgggaattgaacctatTGGAAACAATAGTAAGAATCACCAATATAACCTCTTTTAAGTATTTATGAacacaaactatttttaaaaatcatgaaaaataaatttgactACCATTTGgtggagaaaagcaaagcaaccataaaaaaaatatagaggATGCTGAAATGATCCCTACCTACCCACCAAAAAAATGCCACAtttcctttgctattttttttttaaatctcacagTTGTAGAGattctctacctctcaagtgctatgattacagaaatggaccaccacacctggcatagGAAATTTGATTTAATGAATGGTATGCTTTTTTGGCCTTGAGTTGGAAAGAGGGAgtcataaaaatatatcattaagtagtttttaatcccagtacttgaaagccagaggcaggtggagctctgagagttcgaggccagccagggcagaatagtgagaccttgtcaattaaaaaaaaaaaaaaaggttaataaaAACATGAGCACACAGTTATACACTAAAAAAGTTTCTCTTTCAGGTCTCAGTGTTATCCAGGTGAATCCACTTGAACTGAGGTTTAAGCAGATAAGCCAAGACAAAATCTTAAGAAAACCATTATATTAAATGctcaaaattatttcttaagaaaagaaGTTTTGAAAGAAACTACCCCTACCGAACAAATGAATATCCTTTATCTGGGAAGACTCGAATTTCCATTATTTGTCCAAATGGAGAAAAAGTCTGACGCATTAGTTGTTctgttagaaaacaaaaacaacataagaaaaagaattcatagtattaaaaaaacctacagatatgaagcttttcagtttaagCTAGTTTCATGGTGCCATACAGGCAAACTCCCATACCTGTCAGTCCTGACGTCACTCCTCCACAGTACACAGTGCAGTTGCTGGGGCTAGACTGACTTACAACCTCATCATATGACAGCTGTTTGGTGTtggctgggaagagaaaacattttctatCTTCAAATCCAAATCATTACCCATATTTGGAAGGATTAATTCATGAACTACTCTACTATAACGACAGTTTTCCTCAATCAAAATGCCTATAAAAGacatactaattttttttattatgtatacaatattctgtctgtgtgtatgcctgcaggccagaagagggcaccagacctcattacagatggttgtgagccaccatgtggttgctgggaattgaactcaggacctttggaaaaggaggcaatgctcttaacctctgagccatctctccagccccaacacatACTAATTTTAGTTCAGAATGAAGCCTCCCCAAGAATGCATAAACACTATCCCATATGCTCTATTTAACAGGAGACTTGACATTAGagataattatttaaaatcacaaaaataaaaactaagtacATTTTGAACAGTAGTCTTGATCTGCTTCTCATCTATTTCTGCAATAAGTCTCCGGGAACAGCTCTAACATTTAAAATCTAGTGTATTTTCTCTCCACAATTCCACATTGCTTCTCTTCTCCAAAGCACCTACACTCATATGTACTCTTTGGAGCTGGAGGCTTTCGGGTTGCCCAGTTAGTTCTGATTTGTCTTCCACCAAGCCACTGGCCACCCATCTGCTGAATGGCATTTTCTGCATCCTGTTCCGCACATTAGAGACAATAAAGAAGCTGTAATTAGTtgatattacaaataatttatagcaataaagaaaatgtgatgctttgtacagattttttaaaaaggaaaatgcttCATGGAACACAATACCAATAGCTTTTCAAAATTGCAACATTGTCTTTAAATTCCATTTGCCGGGTAATGGGTTTAGGGAAAGCTAAACAGGGGTAAGGCAGCAGTATATATCTCTCACAGTCTTTGGGATAACAAAACAATTACAAATCATTGAAAGTACCTTCACAAAAcattttgggctttttttttttttggttgtaagcatttttattttgcattgtttGAAACACAGTATCAGTATTTTGCCTGTGTCAGGAGCTAAAtgactaaataaacaaacaataaaagagcTGCTTTCTAGGGAAAGTGCTAATTCTCAGTGAACTAAATACATAGTAGACAAAAAGATTAAAACAACCTGAGTGTTTCTGTCCCAATCTACAGCACTGTGCATGCACTTCTGATTGTGCTCACCCATTTGTTGAAAAAGGAGACAAAGCCATATCCCTTGGACTTTCCCGTAGCCATGTCTTTTACCACGCGGGCATCTCTGAAACAGAAGCCACCGGAAATTGAGTTTTGTAAACTGTCCCGACATAAAATAAGAGTcatatacaatttatttttacaCTTTCACTTTCACTAGCAGTAAACCACTAATAAAAATTTACCTTTTAttctataaaatgtaatttattggCCAATGAGGGTTAATTTTATA belongs to Microtus pennsylvanicus isolate mMicPen1 chromosome 8, mMicPen1.hap1, whole genome shotgun sequence and includes:
- the Tia1 gene encoding cytotoxic granule associated RNA binding protein TIA1 isoform X1, which encodes MEDEMPKTLYVGNLSRDVTEALILQLFSQIGPCKNCKMIMDTAGNDPYCFVEFHEHRHAAAALAAMNGRKIMGKEVKVNWATTPSSQKKDTSSSTVVSTQRSQDHFHVFVGDLSPEITTEDIKAAFAPFGRISDARVVKDMATGKSKGYGFVSFFNKWDAENAIQQMGGQWLGGRQIRTNWATRKPPAPKSTYESNTKQLSYDEVVSQSSPSNCTVYCGGVTSGLTEQLMRQTFSPFGQIMEIRVFPDKGYSFVRFNSHESAAHAIVSVNGTTIEGHVVKCYWGKETLDMINPVQQQQNQIGYPPAYGQWGQWYGNAQQIGQYVPNGWQVPAYGMYGQPWSQQGFNQTQSSAPWMGPNYSVPPPQGQNGSMLPNQPAGYRVAGYETQ
- the Tia1 gene encoding cytotoxic granule associated RNA binding protein TIA1 isoform X2; the encoded protein is MEDEMPKTLYVGNLSRDVTEALILQLFSQIGPCKNCKMIMDTAGNDPYCFVEFHEHRHAAAALAAMNGRKIMGKEVKVNWATTPSSQKKDTSNHFHVFVGDLSPEITTEDIKAAFAPFGRISDARVVKDMATGKSKGYGFVSFFNKWDAENAIQQMGGQWLGGRQIRTNWATRKPPAPKSTYESNTKQLSYDEVVSQSSPSNCTVYCGGVTSGLTEQLMRQTFSPFGQIMEIRVFPDKGYSFVRFNSHESAAHAIVSVNGTTIEGHVVKCYWGKETLDMINPVQQQQNQIGYPPAYGQWGQWYGNAQQIGQYVPNGWQVPAYGMYGQPWSQQGFNQTQSSAPWMGPNYSVPPPQGQNGSMLPNQPAGYRVAGYETQ
- the Tia1 gene encoding cytotoxic granule associated RNA binding protein TIA1 isoform X4, whose protein sequence is MQDHFHVFVGDLSPEITTEDIKAAFAPFGRISDARVVKDMATGKSKGYGFVSFFNKWDAENAIQQMGGQWLGGRQIRTNWATRKPPAPKSTYESNTKQLSYDEVVSQSSPSNCTVYCGGVTSGLTEQLMRQTFSPFGQIMEIRVFPDKGYSFVRFNSHESAAHAIVSVNGTTIEGHVVKCYWGKETLDMINPVQQQQNQIGYPPAYGQWGQWYGNAQQIGQYVPNGWQVPAYGMYGQPWSQQGFNQTQSSAPWMGPNYSVPPPQGQNGSMLPNQPAGYRVAGYETQ
- the Tia1 gene encoding cytotoxic granule associated RNA binding protein TIA1 isoform X5, encoding MATGKSKGYGFVSFFNKWDAENAIQQMGGQWLGGRQIRTNWATRKPPAPKSTYESNTKQLSYDEVVSQSSPSNCTVYCGGVTSGLTEQLMRQTFSPFGQIMEIRVFPDKGYSFVRFNSHESAAHAIVSVNGTTIEGHVVKCYWGKETLDMINPVQQQQNQIGYPPAYGQWGQWYGNAQQIGQYVPNGWQVPAYGMYGQPWSQQGFNQTQSSAPWMGPNYSVPPPQGQNGSMLPNQPAGYRVAGYETQ
- the Tia1 gene encoding cytotoxic granule associated RNA binding protein TIA1 isoform X3 gives rise to the protein MEDEMPKTLYVGNLSRDVTEALILQLFSQIGPCKNCKMIMDTAGNDPYCFVEFHEHRHAAAALAAMNGRKIMGKEVKVNWATTPSSQKKDTSSSTVVSTQRSQDHFHVFVGDLSPEITTEDIKAAFAPFGRISDARVVKDMATGKSKGYGFVSFFNKWDAENAIQQMGGQWLGGRQIRTNWATRKPPAPKSTYESNTKQLSYDEVVSQSSPSNCTVYCGGVTSGLTEQLMRQTFSPFGQIMEIRVFPDKGYSFVRFNSHESAAHAIVSVNGTTIEGHVVKCYWGKETLDMINPVQQFRSGVSWIAVVT